One uncultured Alphaproteobacteria bacterium genomic region harbors:
- the glnK gene encoding regulatory protein, P-II 2, for nitrogen assimilation by glutamine synthetase, regulates GlnL (NRII) and GlnE (ATase) (Evidence 2a : Function of homologous gene experimentally demonstrated in an other organism; Product type r : regulator), translating to MKLVTAIIKPFKLDDVREALTPLGIQGLTVTEVKGFGRQKGQTEIYRGAEYVVNFLPKVKVEVAVPSDMVDAVVDAIVSTAKTGKIGDGKVFVTEIAKVVRIRTGETNAEAL from the coding sequence ATGAAGCTTGTCACAGCGATCATCAAGCCGTTCAAGCTGGATGATGTCCGCGAGGCTTTGACGCCCTTGGGCATCCAGGGCTTGACGGTGACCGAGGTCAAGGGATTCGGGCGGCAGAAAGGCCAGACCGAGATCTATCGCGGCGCCGAGTACGTGGTGAATTTCCTGCCCAAGGTGAAGGTCGAGGTCGCGGTTCCCTCCGACATGGTGGACGCCGTCGTCGACGCGATCGTGAGCACCGCCAAGACCGGCAAGATCGGCGACGGCAAGGTGTTCGTCACCGAGATCGCCAAGGTGGTGCGCATTCGCACCGGCGAAA